One Cicer arietinum cultivar CDC Frontier isolate Library 1 chromosome 8, Cicar.CDCFrontier_v2.0, whole genome shotgun sequence DNA segment encodes these proteins:
- the LOC101501342 gene encoding pentatricopeptide repeat-containing protein At2g17525, mitochondrial, translating to MRFLQHSSISSRPYASFLNYCLHFQTHYSSSSSSSLPPTQDHVCQLILDQKTASEALETFRWASTFSKFTHSQSTYRALIHKLCIFRRFDTVKQLLDEMPSSIGASPSDDIFITIVRGLSRARMTRRVIKVVDLAYKFHGTPSLKIFNSILDVLVKEDIDMAREFYRKSMMESGVQGDDYTFGILMKGLCLTNRIGEGFKLLQLIKSNGVTPNTVIYNTLLHALCRNGKIGRARSLMNEMANLNNVTYNILISGYCKEENLVQALVLLEKCFAMGLVPDVITITKVVEILCNAGRVTEAAEVLERVESLGGSLDVVAYNTLIEGFCGVGKVKVGLHFLKQMENKGYLPNVDTYNILINGFCESRMLDLALDLFNDMKTDGIKRNFVTFDAMIRGLCSEGRIEDGFSILELMEETKEGSRGHINPYNSIIYGLFKQNRFDEATEFLTKMGKLFPRAVDRSMTILQHCKEGSTIEEAKRVYDKMVEEGGIPSILVYNCLVHSFSEQGSIRDAIELINEMIANNCFPVASTFNAIITGFCREGKIESALKFMEDITARGCVPNTETYSTLIDVLCRKGELQKALQIFLEMVEKGILPNHFIWKTLLLTLSLQKNFRQVQRCSEIRK from the exons ATGAGATTCTTGCAACATTCTTCAATCTCTTCACGCCCTTACGCGTCTTTTCTGAATTATTGTTTGCACTTTCAAACGCAttactcttcttcttcttcttcttctttgccGCCAACACAAGACCATGTTTGCCAGCTCATACTTGACCAAAAAACCGCTTCTGAGGCACTCGAAACCTTCCGGTGGGCCTCAACCTTCTCCAAATTCACCCATTCACAATCCACATACCGTGCTTTAATCCACAAACTCTGTATTTTTCGCCGTTTCGATACTGTCAAGCAACTGCTCGACGAAATGCCTAGCTCAATCGGAGCTTCCCCGAGCGATGATATCTTTATAACGATCGTTCGGGGACTCTCTCGGGCCCGAATGACCAGAAGGGTAATCAAAGTTGTTGACTTGGCTTACAAGTTTCATGGCACACCTTCTTTGAAGATTTTCAACTCAATTTTAGATGTGCTTGTGAAAGAGGACATTGACATGGCTAGAGAGTTTTATAGAAAGAGTATGATGGAGAGTGGTGTTCAAGGAGATGATTATACTTTTGGGATTTTGATGAAAGGTCTTTGTTTAACAAATAGGATTGGTGAAGGTTTTAAGCTTTTGCAGCTTATCAAGTCTAATGGGGTTACCCCAAACACTGTCATTTACAACACTTTGCTCCATGCACTTTGTAGGAATGGAAAAATTGGAAGGGCTAGGAGCTTGATGAATGAGATGGCGAACCTGAACAATGTCAcctataatattttgatttctgGGTATTGTAAGGAAGAGAATTTGGTTCAAGCTCTTGTGTTGCTTGAGAAGTGCTTTGCCATGGGTCTTGTACCTGATGTTATCACCATAACTAAGGTGGTTGAGATTCTATGCAATGCCGGCCGTGTCACCGAGGCCGCCGAGGTTCTTGAAAGAGTTGAGAGCTTGGGGGGTTCTCTTGATGTTGTCGCTTACAATACATTGATAGAGGGGTTTTGTGGAGTGGGAAAAGTGAAAGTTGGACTTCATTTCTTGAAACAGATGGAGAATAAAGGCTATCTTCCAAATGTGGATACCTATAATATACTGATAAATGGGTTTTGTGAATCTAGAATGTTGGATTTGGCTCTTGATCTATTTAATGATATGAAAACAGATGGAATCAAACGGAATTTTGTTACTTTCGACGCGATGATTAGAGGTTTGTGTTCAGAAGGAAGAATTGAAGACGGTTTTTCAATTTTGGAGTTAATGGAGGAAACCAAAGAAGGCTCTAGAGGTCACATTAATCCTTACAATAGCATAATATATGGTCTATTTAAGCAGAATCGTTTCGACGAAGCCACCGAGTTTCTAACAAAGATGGGTAAATTGTTCCCTAGAGCAGTTGACAGAAGCATGACGATTCTACAGCACTGCAAGGAAGGTAGTACTATTGAAGAAGCAAAGAGGGTATATGATAAGATGGTTGAGGAAGGTGGAATTCCAAGTATTCTAGTTTATAACTGTCTTGTTCACAGCTTTTCCGAACAAGGTAGTATCCGAGACGCAATAGAGCTTATCAATGAAATGATAGCTAATAACTGTTTTCCCGTTGCATCGACATTCAATGCTATCATCACTGGATTTTGTAGAGAAGGAAAAATTGAAAGTGCCTTGAAGTTCATGGAAGACATCACTGCAAGAGGTTGTGTACCTAACACAGAAACTTACAGCACTTTGATTGATGTGTTATGTAGGAAAGGGGAGCTTCAGAAAGCCTTGCAGATCTTTTTAGAAATGGTAGAGAAGGGCATCCTTCCTAACCATTTTATATGGAAAACATTGCTACTCACTTTGAGTCTACAGAAAAATTTCA GACAGGTCCAAAGATGTTCAGAAATCAGAAAATAA
- the LOC101501662 gene encoding probable protein phosphatase 2C 47: protein MAPGNCCSSEVAAILRGGECSMEDQNGDTLGSLNQNNIVGKPPRDHSVVMRHCTSSSWLTDSESNINTIGLKSNTEDKSEFPLTLRSGSCSEKGPKQYMEDEFICIDILGDSVAQHPDLPSPAAFYGVFDGHGGIDAASFIKKNILQFIIEDSQFPSSIKKALKSAFGKADNAFRDASSLDSSSGTTALIALVLGRVMLIANAGDSRAVLGKRGRAVELSKDHKPNCTSERLRIEKLGGVIYDGYLNGQLSVARALGDWHIKGSKGSKSPLSCEPELEEIVLTEEDEFLIMGCDGLWDVMSSQCAVTMVRKELVQHNDPNICAKVLVTEALQRNTCDNLTVVVVCFSKDPPSKIEIPRSHRRRSISAEGLDLLKGVLNGR from the exons ATGGCACCAGGGAATTGTTGCAGCTCTGAGGTAGCAGCTATATTAAGGGGAGGTGAGTGTTCCATGGAGGATCAAAATGGTGATACTTTGGGGAGTTTGAATCAGAATAATATTGTTGGCAAACCTCCAAGGGATCATTCTGTTGTTATGCGTCATTGTACCAGCTCTTCATGGTTGACTGATTCG GAATCAAATATTAATACTATTGGCCTTAAATCAAACACAGAAGATAAATCAGAGTTTCCACTTACATTGAGATCTGGAAGCTGTTCAGAGAAAGGACCAAAGCAATACATGGAGGATGAGTTTATATGTATTGATATTCTTGGTGATAGTGTTGCTCAACATCCAGATCTTCCATCTCCAGCAGCATTTTATGGG GTATTTGATGGACATGGTGGTATTGATGCAGCATCATTTATCAAAAAGAACATCCTTCAGTTTATAATTGAAGATTCTCAATTCCCATCTAGCATTAAGAAAGCATTAAAAAGTGCATTTGGGAAGGCTGATAATGCATTTAGAGATGCTAGTTCTCTTGATAGCTCTTCAGGAACCACAGCTCTAATAGCCCTTGTGTTGGGAAG GGTCATGCTGATTGCGAACGCTGGAGATTCGCGCGCTGTATTGGGGAAGCGTGGCCGAGCAGTCGAACTATCTAAAGACCATAAACCAAACTGCACTTCTGAAAGATTAAGAATTGAAAAACTAGGCGGTGTAATCTATGATGGATACCTAAACGGACAACTATCAGTGGCACGCGCACTAGGAGATTGGCACATTAAAGGGTCAAAAGGTTCTAAAAGTCCCTTAAGCTGTGAGCCAGAGCTAGAAGAAATAGTACTAACCGAAGAAGATGAGTTTTTGATAATGGGGTGTGATGGATTATGGGATGTTATGAGTAGTCAATGTGCTGTTACAATGGTTAGGAAGGAACTTGTGCAGCATAATGATCCTAACATATGTGCTAAGGTACTTGTTACCGAGGCACTACAAAGAAACACTTGTGATAATCTCACAGTTGTTGTGGTTTGTTTCTCTAAAGATCCACCTTCTAAAATTGAAATTCCTAGATCACATAGGAGAAGGAGTATTTCAGCTGAAGGACTTGATCTTCTCAAAGGTGTCTTGAATGGtagatga
- the LOC101501975 gene encoding glutamate receptor 3.6-like isoform X1, whose amino-acid sequence MVKIWLLALMILYNGFSSTEAGIHNSTRPAVVNIGALFSFNTSVGRIIKIAIEAAVKDVNSDPNILGETKLKLSLQEDSKYRGFLSIAEVLQVMSSDTVAIIGPHSSVTAHVITHIANELQVPLLSFSALDPTLSSLQFPFFIRTCHSDLFQMAAIADLVDYYGWKEVIAVYIDDDNGRNGITALSDKLAKRRCRISFKAPVSPEATTEEITNVLVQVALAESRVIVVHANTLWGPKVFSVAKNLGMMTTGYVWIATAFLSAILDISSPLSSDSMDAIQGVLTPRVYIPDSELKRRFVSRWKNLTYGNTANGPLGLSFLSFYAYDTVYALAHALDAFFKQGNQITFSNDPKLSVLKGDNLHLDALNIFDQGNSLLRNIYEVNMTGVTGLFKYAPDKNLVNPAYEIINVIGTGSRRIGYWSNHSGLSVVSPEANDSRESQKLFPVIWPGDTVQKPRGWVFPNNGRLLRIGVPIGVSYREFVWQVPGTNTFQGFCIDVFLSAVNLLPYAVPYKFIPYGDGINNPSNTELLRSITAGEFDGAVGDIAITTTRTKLVDFTQPYVESGLVVVAPVGKTETSALAFLAPFTPRMWFVTAVFFIIVGTVVWILEHRVNDEFRGPPKKQVVTILWFSFSTMFFSHRENTVSTLGRCVLLIWLFVVLIITSSYTASLTSILTVQQLSSPIKGIESLVISKEPIGYTQGSFSRSYLIQEIGIDESRLVPLKTAEEAARALEKGPHNGGVAAYVEERAYIEIFLSSRCEFTVVGQAFTRNGWGFAFPRDSPLAVDLSTAILQMVDNGDLQRIHDKWLLSRACLSQGAKLEVEKLKLKSFWGLYAICGSACLLALFIFLIQIIRQYNKNHSEELDSTDQNSGSSCLRRFFAFVDKKEETLQNRLKRRKMERISYRSSEGGSSSIIFNKEYVVQPSSCTTGSVSNGGSEQVSIKVV is encoded by the exons ATGGTTAAAATTTGGCTATTGGCTCTAATGATTCTCTACAATGGTTTCTCTTCAACTGAGGCTGGCATCCATAATTCAACAAGGCCTGCTGTTGTAAATATTGGTGCTCTCTTCTCTTTCAATACTAGTGTTGGTAGGATTATAAAAATCGCTATAGAAGCTGCGGTTAAAGATGTAAATTCGGATCCAAACATTCTTGGTGAGACCAAGTTGAAGCTCTCTCTTCAAGAAGATTCTAAATATAGAGGTTTTCTAAGCATTGCTGAGG TTTTGCAGGTTATGTCTAGTGACACTGTGGCAATTATTGGCCCCCATAGTTCTGTAACAGCTCATGTCATAACTCATATTGCAAATGAGCTTCAAGTTCCTCTTCTGTCATTTTCAGCTTTAGACCCAACCCTTTCTTCACTTCAATTCCCATTTTTTATCAGAACATGTCACAGTGATCTTTTTCAAATGGCTGCAATAGCAGACCTTGTTGACTACTATGGATGGAAAGAAGTCATTGCTGTGTATATTGATGATGATAATGGGAGGAACGGAATTACTGCATTAAGCGATAAGCTTGCCAAGAGACGTTGCAGGATATCATTTAAAGCGCCTGTGAGTCCCGAAGCAACTACGGAGGAGATAACAAATGTGCTTGTTCAGGTGGCTCTAGCTGAATCAAGAGTTATAGTTGTTCATGCCAACACTCTTTGGGGCCCGAAAGTGTTCAGTGTTGCAAAGAATCTTGGAATGATGACAACTGGTTATGTATGGATAGCCACTGCTTTTCTTTCTGCTATTCTTGATATAAGTAGTCCTTTATCTTCTGATTCAATGGATGCAATCCAAGGAGTATTGACGCCACGAGTTTACATTCCAGATTCGGAGCTCAAAAGAAGGTTTGTTTCTAGATGGAAAAACTTGACTTATGGAAACACTGCTAATGGCCCACTTGGACTTAGTTTTTTGTCTTTCTATGCATATGATACTGTTTATGCTCTTGCTCATGCACTTGATGCATTTTTCAAGCAAGGGAACCAAATCACCTTCTCAAATGATCCAAAGTTATCCGTACTAAAAGGTGACAACTTGCATCTTGATGCATTGAACATTTTCGACCAAGGGAATTCGTTACTTCGAAACATTTATGAAGTTAACATGACAGGTGTGACAGGTTTGTTCAAGTATGCACCTGATAAAAACCTTGTTAATCCTGCCTATGAAATCATCAATGTGATTGGAACCGGGTCTCGGAGGATTGGTTATTGGTCTAATCACTCTGGATTATCAGTTGTTTCTCCAGAAGCCAATGATTCCAGGGAAAGTCAGAAACTATTCCCTGTGATTTGGCCTGGAGACACAGTCCAGAAGCCGCGTGGTTGGGTTTTTCCAAACAATGGAAGGCTGTTAAGAATTGGAGTCCCAATAGGTGTTTCTTACCGCGAATTTGTCTGGCAAGTACCAGGCACCAATACATTTCAAGGATTCTGCATTGATGTATTTCTTTCTGCAGTTAACCTGTTGCCTTATGCTGTTCCATATAAGTTTATCCCATACGGGGATGGTATAAACAATCCCAGTAACACCGAGCTTCTCCGTTCGATCACGGCCGGT GAATTTGATGGTGCGGTAGGTGACATTGCAATTACTACAACAAGAACAAAGTTGGTTGATTTTACTCAGCCATATGTTGAGTCTGGTTTAGTGGTAGTAGCACCAGTTGGGAAGACAGAAACTAGTGCTTTGGCCTTTTTGGCACCATTTACACCAAGGATGTGGTTTGTCACAGCTGTCTTTTTCATAATAGTGGGAACTGTAGTTTGGATTTTGGAGCATAGAGTGAATGATGAATTTAGAGGACCACCCAAAAAACAAGTGGTTACTATTCTTTG GTTTAGCTTTTCAACAATGTTCTTTTCCCACA GGGAAAACACAGTGAGTACACTTGGTCGTTGTGTGCTGCTTATATGGTTATTTGTAGTTCTTATAATTACATCAAGCTACACTGCAAGTTTAACATCAATCCTCACAGTACAGCAACTTTCTTCACCCATTAAAGGCATTGAAAGTTTAGTAATTAGCAAAGAACCAATTGGTTACACTCAAGGTTCTTTTTCTAGAAGTTACTTAATCCAAGAAATTGGTATTGATGAGTCTAGGCTTGTTCCTTTAAAAACAGCAGAAGAAGCTGCTAGAGCACTTGAAAAGGGTCCCCACAATGGTGGTGTTGCAGCCTATGTCGAAGAACGTGCCTATATCGAGATCTTCCTTTCAAGCCGGTGTGAATTTACTGTTGTAGGTCAAGCGTTCACCAGAAATGGTTGGGGATTT GCCTTTCCAAGAGACTCCCCACTAGCAGTTGACCTGTCAACTGCAATTTTGCAAATGGTAGACAATGGAGACTTACAAAGGATTCATGACAAATGGCTTTTGAGTAGAGCTTGTTTATCACAAGGTGCAAAGTTAGAAGTTGAAAAACTCAAACTAAAAAGCTTTTGGGGCCTCTATGCAATATGTGGATCAGCTTGTTTGCTTGCTCTATTCATATTTCTAATACAGATAATTAGACAGTACAACAAGAACCACTCAGAGGAACTTGATTCTACTGACCAAAACTCGGGATCTTCATGTTTGAGGAGGTTCTTCGCATTTGTAGATAAAAAAGAAGAGACTCTTCAGAATCGTTTGAAGAGAAGGAAAATGGAGAGAATATCATATAGAAGTagtgaaggaggatcatcctcCATCATCTTCAATAAAGAATATGTTGTTCAGCCATCTTCATGCACAACTGGTTCTGTGTCTAATGGTGGAAGTGAACAAGTATCTATCAAAGTGGTGTAA
- the LOC101501975 gene encoding glutamate receptor 3.6-like isoform X2: MVKIWLLALMILYNGFSSTEAGIHNSTRPAVVNIGALFSFNTSVGRIIKIAIEAAVKDVNSDPNILGETKLKLSLQEDSKYRGFLSIAEVLQVMSSDTVAIIGPHSSVTAHVITHIANELQVPLLSFSALDPTLSSLQFPFFIRTCHSDLFQMAAIADLVDYYGWKEVIAVYIDDDNGRNGITALSDKLAKRRCRISFKAPVSPEATTEEITNVLVQVALAESRVIVVHANTLWGPKVFSVAKNLGMMTTGYVWIATAFLSAILDISSPLSSDSMDAIQGVLTPRVYIPDSELKRRFVSRWKNLTYGNTANGPLGLSFLSFYAYDTVYALAHALDAFFKQGNQITFSNDPKLSVLKGVTGLFKYAPDKNLVNPAYEIINVIGTGSRRIGYWSNHSGLSVVSPEANDSRESQKLFPVIWPGDTVQKPRGWVFPNNGRLLRIGVPIGVSYREFVWQVPGTNTFQGFCIDVFLSAVNLLPYAVPYKFIPYGDGINNPSNTELLRSITAGEFDGAVGDIAITTTRTKLVDFTQPYVESGLVVVAPVGKTETSALAFLAPFTPRMWFVTAVFFIIVGTVVWILEHRVNDEFRGPPKKQVVTILWFSFSTMFFSHRENTVSTLGRCVLLIWLFVVLIITSSYTASLTSILTVQQLSSPIKGIESLVISKEPIGYTQGSFSRSYLIQEIGIDESRLVPLKTAEEAARALEKGPHNGGVAAYVEERAYIEIFLSSRCEFTVVGQAFTRNGWGFAFPRDSPLAVDLSTAILQMVDNGDLQRIHDKWLLSRACLSQGAKLEVEKLKLKSFWGLYAICGSACLLALFIFLIQIIRQYNKNHSEELDSTDQNSGSSCLRRFFAFVDKKEETLQNRLKRRKMERISYRSSEGGSSSIIFNKEYVVQPSSCTTGSVSNGGSEQVSIKVV; the protein is encoded by the exons ATGGTTAAAATTTGGCTATTGGCTCTAATGATTCTCTACAATGGTTTCTCTTCAACTGAGGCTGGCATCCATAATTCAACAAGGCCTGCTGTTGTAAATATTGGTGCTCTCTTCTCTTTCAATACTAGTGTTGGTAGGATTATAAAAATCGCTATAGAAGCTGCGGTTAAAGATGTAAATTCGGATCCAAACATTCTTGGTGAGACCAAGTTGAAGCTCTCTCTTCAAGAAGATTCTAAATATAGAGGTTTTCTAAGCATTGCTGAGG TTTTGCAGGTTATGTCTAGTGACACTGTGGCAATTATTGGCCCCCATAGTTCTGTAACAGCTCATGTCATAACTCATATTGCAAATGAGCTTCAAGTTCCTCTTCTGTCATTTTCAGCTTTAGACCCAACCCTTTCTTCACTTCAATTCCCATTTTTTATCAGAACATGTCACAGTGATCTTTTTCAAATGGCTGCAATAGCAGACCTTGTTGACTACTATGGATGGAAAGAAGTCATTGCTGTGTATATTGATGATGATAATGGGAGGAACGGAATTACTGCATTAAGCGATAAGCTTGCCAAGAGACGTTGCAGGATATCATTTAAAGCGCCTGTGAGTCCCGAAGCAACTACGGAGGAGATAACAAATGTGCTTGTTCAGGTGGCTCTAGCTGAATCAAGAGTTATAGTTGTTCATGCCAACACTCTTTGGGGCCCGAAAGTGTTCAGTGTTGCAAAGAATCTTGGAATGATGACAACTGGTTATGTATGGATAGCCACTGCTTTTCTTTCTGCTATTCTTGATATAAGTAGTCCTTTATCTTCTGATTCAATGGATGCAATCCAAGGAGTATTGACGCCACGAGTTTACATTCCAGATTCGGAGCTCAAAAGAAGGTTTGTTTCTAGATGGAAAAACTTGACTTATGGAAACACTGCTAATGGCCCACTTGGACTTAGTTTTTTGTCTTTCTATGCATATGATACTGTTTATGCTCTTGCTCATGCACTTGATGCATTTTTCAAGCAAGGGAACCAAATCACCTTCTCAAATGATCCAAAGTTATCCGTACTAAAAG GTGTGACAGGTTTGTTCAAGTATGCACCTGATAAAAACCTTGTTAATCCTGCCTATGAAATCATCAATGTGATTGGAACCGGGTCTCGGAGGATTGGTTATTGGTCTAATCACTCTGGATTATCAGTTGTTTCTCCAGAAGCCAATGATTCCAGGGAAAGTCAGAAACTATTCCCTGTGATTTGGCCTGGAGACACAGTCCAGAAGCCGCGTGGTTGGGTTTTTCCAAACAATGGAAGGCTGTTAAGAATTGGAGTCCCAATAGGTGTTTCTTACCGCGAATTTGTCTGGCAAGTACCAGGCACCAATACATTTCAAGGATTCTGCATTGATGTATTTCTTTCTGCAGTTAACCTGTTGCCTTATGCTGTTCCATATAAGTTTATCCCATACGGGGATGGTATAAACAATCCCAGTAACACCGAGCTTCTCCGTTCGATCACGGCCGGT GAATTTGATGGTGCGGTAGGTGACATTGCAATTACTACAACAAGAACAAAGTTGGTTGATTTTACTCAGCCATATGTTGAGTCTGGTTTAGTGGTAGTAGCACCAGTTGGGAAGACAGAAACTAGTGCTTTGGCCTTTTTGGCACCATTTACACCAAGGATGTGGTTTGTCACAGCTGTCTTTTTCATAATAGTGGGAACTGTAGTTTGGATTTTGGAGCATAGAGTGAATGATGAATTTAGAGGACCACCCAAAAAACAAGTGGTTACTATTCTTTG GTTTAGCTTTTCAACAATGTTCTTTTCCCACA GGGAAAACACAGTGAGTACACTTGGTCGTTGTGTGCTGCTTATATGGTTATTTGTAGTTCTTATAATTACATCAAGCTACACTGCAAGTTTAACATCAATCCTCACAGTACAGCAACTTTCTTCACCCATTAAAGGCATTGAAAGTTTAGTAATTAGCAAAGAACCAATTGGTTACACTCAAGGTTCTTTTTCTAGAAGTTACTTAATCCAAGAAATTGGTATTGATGAGTCTAGGCTTGTTCCTTTAAAAACAGCAGAAGAAGCTGCTAGAGCACTTGAAAAGGGTCCCCACAATGGTGGTGTTGCAGCCTATGTCGAAGAACGTGCCTATATCGAGATCTTCCTTTCAAGCCGGTGTGAATTTACTGTTGTAGGTCAAGCGTTCACCAGAAATGGTTGGGGATTT GCCTTTCCAAGAGACTCCCCACTAGCAGTTGACCTGTCAACTGCAATTTTGCAAATGGTAGACAATGGAGACTTACAAAGGATTCATGACAAATGGCTTTTGAGTAGAGCTTGTTTATCACAAGGTGCAAAGTTAGAAGTTGAAAAACTCAAACTAAAAAGCTTTTGGGGCCTCTATGCAATATGTGGATCAGCTTGTTTGCTTGCTCTATTCATATTTCTAATACAGATAATTAGACAGTACAACAAGAACCACTCAGAGGAACTTGATTCTACTGACCAAAACTCGGGATCTTCATGTTTGAGGAGGTTCTTCGCATTTGTAGATAAAAAAGAAGAGACTCTTCAGAATCGTTTGAAGAGAAGGAAAATGGAGAGAATATCATATAGAAGTagtgaaggaggatcatcctcCATCATCTTCAATAAAGAATATGTTGTTCAGCCATCTTCATGCACAACTGGTTCTGTGTCTAATGGTGGAAGTGAACAAGTATCTATCAAAGTGGTGTAA